CCGCCCAGATCTATGACTACGAGGAAGGCTCTGATCTGATACCTACCATTGAGAAATATTCGCGGTACGAAAAGCATGAAACCGGGCGCTATTCTATTAAAAATAAATTTGTCGACCATTGCTGGAAAATGTGGCATTCGTGCGTGATTACCTGGGATGGGGCAGTTGTACCGTGCTGTTTTGACAAAGACGCGGAATACCAGCTGGGAGATATGAAGCGGCAGACTTTCCGGCAGCTCTGGAAAGGCAAGAAGTATCAGGACTTCCGGGCTTCGCTGATCCGGTCGCGCTCCGAGATTGAAATGTGCAAAAATTGCACAGAAGGGACCCAGGTTTGGGCGTGAAACATCCCCCTATTTCAATGCTATTTTATTTTTAACCAAATAATAATGTTAGATATATTTCTGACAGACAGTCACTTATTTATTTAATTTGAAACTCCGTGGAACATTTTTTGGTGAATTGTCCCGAATAATGGAAATTTGACATTGGTAACAGAAATTAATACATGGGCAAAGTAATTGCAATTGCAAACCAAAAGGGAGGAGTAGGGAAAACCACCACTGCTATTAACCTGGCCGCTAGTTTAGCTGCGCTAGAGTTCCGGACGCTGATCATTGACGCTGACCCTCAGGCAAATTCCACTTCGGGGCTGGGATTTAACCCCCAGGAAATGGAAAATAGTATTTACGAATGCATGGTTGAGCAGGCAAAAACGGCCGATATTATACTTGAAACCGATTTTCCTTACCTGCATTTATTACCCTCGCACATTGATCTGGTAGGAGCGGAAATTGAGATGATTAATCTTAAAAACCGTGAACACAGGATGAAGGATGCCATTGCGGAAGTGCGCGAAGACTACGATTTTATCGTCATCGACTGCTCTCCGTCATTGGGTCTGATCACGATTAACAGCCTGACGGCAGCGGATTCGGTGATCATTCCGGTGCAATGCGAGTATTTCGCGCTGGAAGGTTTGGGTAAGTTATTGAATACAATTACAATCATTCAATCCCGCCTGAACACCGGGCTGGTCATTGAAGGCATACTGTTAACCATGTATGATTTGCGCCTGCGTTTATCCAATCAGGTTGTAAATGAGGTTACTAACCACTTTGAGTCACTCGTTTTTAATACCATTATCCCTCGTAACGTACGTATCAGTGAAGCGCCAAGTTTTGGAATTCCAGTGATGGCACAGGATGCAGATAGCAAAGGTGCTGTCAGCTATTTGAATCTGGCAAGAGAAATTCTCAGTAAAAATGGTTTGCTATCTTCCGATAAACAGCTGGGAGTGAACTGATTAACACGATTTGAATAGCGCTACATACGATGGAGAACAGCAGTAAGACAAAGAAAATGACCGGGTTGGGAAGAGGATTGGGAGCTCTTCTGCAGGATTCGGAAAAAATGAACCCGCCCCGGGCTAGTGCCCGTCTCGCTCCGACAGAGGTTGTGGGCTCGATGAACGACATTGATGTAAACAACATTGAAGCCAATCCGTACCAGCCGCGAACCAAGTTTGATCAGGAATCATTGCAGGAACTGGCGGATTCTATTCGTGTGCAAGGCATCATTCAGCCGATCACCGTTAGGCAACTTGGAGACGATTCCTACCAGCTTATCTCAGGTGAACGCCGTTTGCAGGCTTCCCGCTCATTGGGGCTCACCACCATACCTGCTTACGTAAGGACTGCCAATGATCAGCAAATGCTGGAAATGGCCCTTATTGAAAACATCCAGCGCGAAAATCTTAATTCCATAGAAATTGCCCTGAGCTACCAGCGGCTGATTCTGGAATGTAACCTGAAACAGGAAGAGCTGGGCGTAAGAGTCGGAAAGAACCGCACTACCGTCAATAACTATATCAGACTATTGAAATTGCCACCCGTGATCCAGGCCGCGCTTCGCGACAACCAGATCAGTATGGGGCATGCCCGGGCCATTATTACTATTAATAGTGACCAAAGCCAGCTTAAAATTTTCAATAAAATTATTGAAGAAGGTTGGTCTGTCAGAAAGGTGGAAGAGGAGGTAAGAAAGCTGGGGATGATGAGTGATATCTCTTTCGGTACCAAAAAACCGGCAACAATTAATCAGGAAATAAAGTCGTTACAGTTTCAATTATCGTCCTTTTTCGGAGCCAAGGTTTCTGTAAAAAGCAATGAGGAGCACAAGGGTGAAATTAAGATCCCTTTTACCTCTCAGGACGAATTGAAAAAGATTTTGGACACTTTGAAATTCAAATAGGACTTGAAAAACTGGTTTTGGCTTGGGGTTATTTTGCTATTTTCGGAGGGGCTTGCAGCCCAAACAGCAACAAAAAGGGATACTATAAAGATCGGTAAGGAGACCGTAATTACAGGTGATACCCTGATTGTAACCGGGTCAGATTCGTTAAAAAATGTTAAAGACACCGACGGGAAGAAGAAATTTATGCCCGTTCCGAAAACAGCAACCAGACTGGCTCTGATCCCCGGAATGGGGCAGATTTATAACCGGGATTACTGGAAGCTGCCCATTGTTTACATTGCATTTGGTGGCGGGTTGTATACCTATTATCTGAACTCGCTTAAATACCATGACTATCTCAGCGCTTATAAAGACTTTTATGACCTGGATAAGAATAGCCCAACATATGGGCAGATCAAGAAAGGTTTGACGGCTGATTCTACCAAAATTGTCAGGGTTAGAAATACGCTGAATACCAGTAGCCAGTATTTACCAGCCACCAGGGACAGGATCGCGAAGGGGAAAAATTATTGGAGGAGAAACAGGGGATTTGCTTTAATTGTAACAGGACTGATTTACACGCTTTCGATCATTGAGGCCAATGTAGCGGCGCATTTAAAGACATTTGACCTCTCCGAAGACCTGAGTCTGAGAATAGAACCCAAATTGCATCAACCGTCGATGACTACGCCGACGCCCGGTTTAAGGCTCGTTTTTAATTTAAAGTAATTGATAAATAAGTACGGATTCAAATTTTTAGTTAATGAGAATATTATTACTCGGGTATGGCAAGATGGGAAAAACGATTGAACAAATTGCCCTGGACAGGGGACATTCGATCGTTGGAAAAATAGATATACAGAACCGCGCCGATATGGACAAGCTCAAATCCACGGATGTGGATGTAGCCATCGAGTTCAGCTCGCCGGAAGCAGCATACGATAACATTACCTATTGCTTAAAGAAAGGCTGGCCGGTAGTAAGTGGCACCACAGGCTGGCTGGAACACCGCACCGAGATTGAAAACCTGTGCAAAGAGCAATCAGGCGCTTTCTTTTACGCTTCGAATTATAGTATTGGGGTGAACTTGTTTTTCCGCCTGAGCCGGCAGCTTGCGCGCCTGATGAATGGGCAGGAATACCAGGCTTCGATGACCGAAATCCATCATATTCATAAACTGGACGCACCCAGCGGTACTGCTATCACACTCGCAGAAGGCATGATTGCTGAGCAGGAAGGTCTCACAGGTTGGAAGCTGGCTCCCGATGACGAAGAAGGTTTTGTGCAGATTCTGGCAAAACGTGAGGGAGAAGTGCCCGGCACACATGTCGTGCGCTACGAATCAGAAGTCGACACCATTGAAATTTCACATACTGCACACAGCCGCAAAGGATTTGCACTAGGCGCGGTGGTTTCGGCAGAATGGCTCCCTGGCAGATACGGGGTTTTTGGCATGAATGACCTTCTCAAAAATTTGGATTAATACACTTAACAATCATTGCATAGCATGGCTATTAATAAAGAGCTGACTTCTAACGCTGTTCATAATAAGAAAAAGAAATCTCCGGTAAGAGAATGGTTTGACTCCATATTGTTTGCTGTTGTGGCAGCGACATTGATCCGCTGGCTGTTTTTCGAAGCATTTACAATACCAACCCCTTCCATGGAAAACAGTTTGCTGGTGGGGGATTTTCTCTTTGTAAGCAAGCTGCACTACGGTACACGGACCCCAAAAACACCATTGCAGGTTCCATTAACGCATCAGACGATTTGGGGAACCAATA
The genomic region above belongs to Dyadobacter pollutisoli and contains:
- a CDS encoding ParA family protein, which gives rise to MGKVIAIANQKGGVGKTTTAINLAASLAALEFRTLIIDADPQANSTSGLGFNPQEMENSIYECMVEQAKTADIILETDFPYLHLLPSHIDLVGAEIEMINLKNREHRMKDAIAEVREDYDFIVIDCSPSLGLITINSLTAADSVIIPVQCEYFALEGLGKLLNTITIIQSRLNTGLVIEGILLTMYDLRLRLSNQVVNEVTNHFESLVFNTIIPRNVRISEAPSFGIPVMAQDADSKGAVSYLNLAREILSKNGLLSSDKQLGVN
- a CDS encoding ParB/RepB/Spo0J family partition protein yields the protein MENSSKTKKMTGLGRGLGALLQDSEKMNPPRASARLAPTEVVGSMNDIDVNNIEANPYQPRTKFDQESLQELADSIRVQGIIQPITVRQLGDDSYQLISGERRLQASRSLGLTTIPAYVRTANDQQMLEMALIENIQRENLNSIEIALSYQRLILECNLKQEELGVRVGKNRTTVNNYIRLLKLPPVIQAALRDNQISMGHARAIITINSDQSQLKIFNKIIEEGWSVRKVEEEVRKLGMMSDISFGTKKPATINQEIKSLQFQLSSFFGAKVSVKSNEEHKGEIKIPFTSQDELKKILDTLKFK
- a CDS encoding DUF5683 domain-containing protein, whose product is MKNWFWLGVILLFSEGLAAQTATKRDTIKIGKETVITGDTLIVTGSDSLKNVKDTDGKKKFMPVPKTATRLALIPGMGQIYNRDYWKLPIVYIAFGGGLYTYYLNSLKYHDYLSAYKDFYDLDKNSPTYGQIKKGLTADSTKIVRVRNTLNTSSQYLPATRDRIAKGKNYWRRNRGFALIVTGLIYTLSIIEANVAAHLKTFDLSEDLSLRIEPKLHQPSMTTPTPGLRLVFNLK
- the dapB gene encoding 4-hydroxy-tetrahydrodipicolinate reductase → MRILLLGYGKMGKTIEQIALDRGHSIVGKIDIQNRADMDKLKSTDVDVAIEFSSPEAAYDNITYCLKKGWPVVSGTTGWLEHRTEIENLCKEQSGAFFYASNYSIGVNLFFRLSRQLARLMNGQEYQASMTEIHHIHKLDAPSGTAITLAEGMIAEQEGLTGWKLAPDDEEGFVQILAKREGEVPGTHVVRYESEVDTIEISHTAHSRKGFALGAVVSAEWLPGRYGVFGMNDLLKNLD